Proteins from a genomic interval of Anabrus simplex isolate iqAnaSimp1 chromosome 13, ASM4041472v1, whole genome shotgun sequence:
- the LOC136884996 gene encoding glycine, alanine and asparagine-rich protein, whose amino-acid sequence MRTFTALLFMCFGLAVCTSDEIQADSVAVETRVKREHSEGGGAAGGDEGYDYGNVGAASKIFGSFGGGSGGHHGVGHSIGSGLVSIAQGAADQANNAIANQHEAAGQAAFQAKNNLAQNAAAAAATAQAALAGKQVIVSTLEQQARDTHAQVESEALQLQQAQRSALAAQQSAQHAQNQVRALTAALNAAQTNADQAVRAAQEASSEYASQSNMLASAKQRLGLVEEQLADARADLEATQQAALRAAAAAQTAQANAAKYAGHISLHGGFEGGDAGFLGGAGGGGGDGYKGGYHY is encoded by the exons ATGAGGACGTTCACAGCTCTTCTCTTCATGTGCTTTG GACTTGCCGTCTGCACGAGCGATGAAATCCAGGCCGATTCCGTAGCGGTTGAGACGAGG GTGAAACGCGAGCACTCCGAAGGGGGCGGTGCTGCTGGCGGCGACGAAGGCTATGACTATGGGAACGTGGGAGCAGCCTCCAAGATTTTCGGCAGCTTCGGCGGCGGTAGCGGCGGACATCACGGAGTGGGACACAGCATCGGTAGCGGACTGGTGTCCATCGCCCAGGGAGCCGCGGACCAGGCGAACAACGCCATCGCGAACCAGCACGAGGCAGCAGGTCAGGCCGCCTTCCAGGCCAAGAACAACCTGGCGCAGAACGCGGCAGCCGCTGCCGCCACAGCTCAGGCGGCTTTGGCCGGGAAACAAGTGATCGTGTCGACTCTGGAACAGCAGGCCAGGGACACGCACGCCCAGGTCGAGTCCGAGGCTCTTCAGCTGCAGCAAGCACAGAGGTCAGCACTGGCGGCTCAGCAGTCCGCCCAGCATGCGCAGAACCAGGTCCGCGCGCTCACTGCCGCGCTCAACGCCGCGCAGACCAACGCCGACCAGGCTGTGAGGGCAGCACAGGAAGCGTCCTCCGAGTACGCCTCCCAGAGCAACATGCTGGCGTCCGCCAAGCAAAGGCTGGGCTTGGTAGAGGAGCAGCTCGCTGATGCGCGCGCAGACTTGGAGGCCACCCAACAGGCAGCCCTTAGAGCAGCAGCTGCCGCCCAAACTGCCCAAGCCAACGCTGCCAAATACGCCGGACACATTAGCCTTCACGGAGGGTTCGAAGGTGGAGACGCCGGCTTCCTTGGAGGAGCTGGAGGAGGCGGCGGAGATGGCTACAAGGGAGGCTACCATTACTAA